The DNA sequence aagaaaacaaacaaaatgtGACTGCAAGTACAAATTCAAAAGAAGCCAAAGGGAAAAGACATCTGAGCCAGGGCATTGAAAACTGGccattatatgcatatataacTACCACTAAGCTACAATATCAACCATCATAGAAAGGGAATTAAACAAAGGACTAACTTGACatcatttgttctatttatttcttggaaaaaataaatacataataagACTAGTTTGGTTCAGTTACATATTACGTGCCCAGTAAAAAACAACTCTAACTTGGTCTCAACAAATAACCACTGATTTCATACATAGAAAACAATAAAGCAAGATAGAATTTGGAAAAAATTGGTACCATGTTGTACAGCTAAGCCCCAGTAGCGAGCAAGCCAACATCTCTTCAGAACAACCTCCTCCTAGAAGAGAAAAGCAAAAGTATACATTTAagagaaatatatattattaccaCAAATCAGCCATAAAACTCAGTTCACTGTCAAAGGACAAACCATCTCTTCTTGAGTCAAAATCATTCTCTGTGTCATTGTGCGAAGTGACTTTGCCTCAGATTCTGCTTCTCGAAGTTGTTCCACAGTTGTTGAAGCTTCTTCTTTTAAattctgattaaccaaaaagaaaaaggcgaaataaacataaatatgttatatggaaaaaaaatactCAACCAGTTATACAGATGTACAATACCATGAACAAAATAATTGCAAACAAATGATAACTTTACCTCAATATCTGAACGAAGGGCTgcaatttcatcatttctacCATCCTTTGTTTGTTTCGCAGCATTCAGAGCAGCCTATGACAATGAAAATTAGCCCTCTAAAAAACAGTGCATAGCCTGAatacttttatataattttcagATAGCCCATATCACGTTATCTGTAACCTAGCTCATTTAGTGGAGTAAATATTCCCAAGCAATTACTACCAGTCTCAAGTCTCTGAAGGACACATATTTTTCTCATAATTTACCTCTCTTTGGCGCAAAGCTGCTTCCTTCCTGCAGATAATCAATCAACAAATTAGTCATTAAAACTAGAATACTTAGAAGGAACATGAGCAACATATCTCAAATTTACCTGCTTAATAATTTTGCTTCCAGTGATACACCTTCTCCTAAAGAAGCAACCTGTTGAAGCAGAAAACAGCATTGAGTGATAAATAAATGTAACAGCATTCATCACATAAAATTCATGACAAGGGAACAAAATTGGCATTAACAAGTACATGCCTCATCTAAGACGTAACAACTCCAGAAAAAAGCTAAACCACCCatacaaataaaattaccaAGCTTTTCATGGCTCAACTTCGTGATTAGGAAAGGTTGCTCAAAGCAGAGGTTGCCTTACATAAGTTCTAATTTCTGCCTCTCTTTCTTTTCACTTTAGTGTCCAAAGAGGATTTGGACAAAATATTTTCTAGTCACTCCAGACTTAGCATTTAACAGgaatatttaatatttgttttacTGTGTTTGTGTTCATCATTTGCCATTCCTTTCTCTCATTTGGAGTGATCTTTTCTGGTCCTTTATACATAAAAGGAAAGTAAAGGAATAGTGGAGTTATACAAGTGCAGAGTTCTAAAATGAAATTACGAAGCCAAATTATAATAGGATAATGTGAGCAATAAAAGTGAAAAGAAAATGGGAATTCTTGCTGGAATTTGCTTTTAGGAAAAAACAGTAAGGTAAGAATATATGAGTCAAGCCTGTAGGCACAACGCAGCTATATCCAATTTCCTCTCTTCATTAACTTCAGTCCCGGAAAAATCAAACTTTCATACAAAAGAACtttgaacttaaatataatACTTTGTGGGAAGAAAAACacaaaaagagaagaagaaaagtcgctattttgaagagaagaaacAAACAAACATACAAACAAAAAGGGGTGGAAAGAAATGGAAATTAGGCATTGCTTCCTAGTCCCATGCTTCCCATAACCAAGAGAGTgatggtttattttatttatttagtggaAGAAGAGTGGCAGTGCATTTTAACATACATTACCTAATAATCCAATTATCTAAGAAGTCTTCCCATGTCTCATATATATGAAAACTACAAATAATCTCTCTTTAACAAAAGTCCACTACTAATGATACTTCTTTTTCAGCCAAAATAACCCGAAAATTACACTACTGAGCTCACTCAACCATTTGATACTAGTCGTCATTTTCAGCCAGAAAAACCCATCACAAAAACTTATTATCCTGCTTCTGGACAAGTTATAGGATACCAAACAGGCTCAAATATGCGCCATTAGACTCTCGTTCAAGCATAGGATACCAAACAGGCTCAAATATGCGCCATTAGACTCTCGTTCAAGCTAAGTTACGTTGATAGTAGTTATAATAGACCTAAAGAATCTTCTACTATGGGCCTACTCCTTTGGTGAAAACAAGAGTGAACAACAAAAAGATTGACAATACTTGTCCATAGAAAATAAAACCTAATTTACAAGTATCAAACATCTTGTAAAGAAGAAAACATAGCTAGTAGAACTGACCTGTTTTTCAAGCTCCCTAGCTCTTGCCTCTGCTTGCTCACGTCTTTCTTCTGCAGTACGAAGCTGTACAACAAGTTCAACTATAAATTCTCAGAATCATGTTTCTCAAAGATGTTTCATTTGTGAGGAGATTCACAGTACAAACCTTATTAAGTATAATTTCATTATCTTCTTGTAGCATATCAAGCTGCAATTATGGTTCATCTCATGTTAGTTTCAATATCCCactcatcattattattattataaaatacaattatgaAGACTTGAACCAAGACTACACAACACCACCCAACCCAACCACTTTGAGCTAGCAAATTACTGTAACATACTTCATCTCGAAGTGCTGAAGCTTCACGCTCTTCTGCAGGATTTTTTAAGTTCATCTGTCCAATATCTGTTGAAAACCTGCATTGATAAAAAAGATCAAATCTAACAAACCAAGTAATTTATTGCAAAAGATCACTCTTGCCCAACCAAAACAAGAAAATACAAAGCATGTATCCTTGCCTTTTATTATCTCTGCTCCTATTAGTAGGAGGGTCAATAGGAGGTATGGACATTGGAGTTCTTAATGAGGATCTGGTTGGTGGTACTACAGTTGTTGAACGAAGTGAAACAGACGGTCTTCCAGCCGAAGTGGACCGTACAGACGGAGTATGATCTACAAAGTTCCGAcctaactaattaaaataccaGAGAAATCCAATTAGTCTCCTCTGAAAGAAAGAACGAATACAAGCTAAATTACCTACATTAGCACCTCTAGTACCAAATTCAGGAATATGAGCTAAAAACCCATCAACCAAAACTTAATAAGAAACTAAAATTTAGTCTCTAAAGTGAATCAAAAACATATAAACAGGTAACTAGATAAGAGAATCacgaaaaaactcatatgaCAATCTAAGTCATATAATCAAACAAAGTCATGACAAAGCTGCAAAATTCCAATCACTAAACTTTAAAGACTGAAGCGGACTCAACCTCCACGCAACTTTGTTAATCTAAATCAGCAACCAAGTACACTACGACCTAACCTAAATCACTTATGAAAAACAAACTACCCTATATCAGATCCCGAAACTTCAAATTTCTGCAACAAAGTCGAttatcaaataattcaaactgaATTCTGATTTTAAACAAATCATAACATAAAACATCTGAAACTAACCGCAGGAGAGGGAGATCTATTAGGCCGAGAAAAAGCCATCGCCGGAACAGCAGCGGAGTTGGAACCCGAATTATTGTTGAATGACATAGGCTTAGCAGTTGGCGGGTATCGAAACCCCAGATCGtcgtcttcatcatcatcatcggcGTTGGCGGACTGCGACGCCATGACCTGAGCCAGGCGCTGGGCTGCAGCTTTAGCAGCAACGTTTTGGGTTCGCTTGATGGTGGAGAAGCCGCCAGCTGCTCCAGGCTGGAGGCGCGAGTGAGGGTGAGCCGGTGACATAGCAGGAGAAGAGGACCCCGTGCTGCTTCCACCACTCCACTGCCGCGAGTACACCGGACTCGCGGTTCTCCGATGATCCATCTATAGTTGTGTCTCTCGcccttttatatatatttatttaggaaaTAAGTCGGTGGgtagagtgagagagagatttTCTCGGTGGAAGATTTTCTCGGGATAATCGGAGAAAATAGAGAGAGGAGATTAGATTAGAgagataattaatttaattgagtACGGAAGAGCCAATAAGCATACGAACGACAACTACGGGGTCATAACGATGTCGTTTTCAGTGTAGACATGATGATGATGACTTTCGCGGGAGGAGAAGAAAGTTGAAGTGGTGGGACCCGCTTCTTTGGCAATTCGATGACGTGTCAATGTGAGCGTTGATGAGTTGGATACGTAATAGTGGTGGCGGCAAGGCCAGATTATCGGATCATACGTGGCGCACGGTCAACGGCGTTTCGAACGCcggaatgattttttttaattatttgatttctgaaactcattattttattttaatttaatttcacaGAAATCTATTGGGATTAAATTTCGAAAAGATTGATCATGGTATTCCATAACTATGAATTCCTGGTCTTCCACAAAAATTGACCAAATACTAGttcttttaatattatttaaacttgttttataaaattattaattagattatttattttattaaataataaagaacacATATTCTTTAAAATGGTATAAATAAAAtcttgagtttaattttaataatttttttaatataagcaACTTAAAGATAATTCATAGcagtaataaatataaaaaacataactagttttgtcataacatctctaaatcgagttattattaaattttattttgataaaaaaatcagttcatattactattttaaaaaatataggatCGAATTTGTCATGTAACAAAACAGAAAAGGGGAATTCTATCTGCAccccataaaattataattacaccccattatgaaaaaaaaatacaaatttaaatCATTTTTATAAATCACACTtactgtttttttaaaaaaatttcctcacattattttatattaatttcaatacttattttgattttattttcttaattttttctaactcatgtatatatattttttatttttttttaagaaaattttatataattttttttttgtcataatatttaaaatataatttaattttgtttgatggGTATATTTTTTAGGAAtatgaattggaagaaaaaaattaaaaaaacttaatacaactaaaaatataaattttttataaaataaaatctattaaaATGAGATGTCTTTAAAAaattttggggtgtaaataaaatttcccaatAGAAAATGAGGAAATTACATTTagtatgggattttaaaagttcttatgataaatatggcacatttaagtttggccaatttatatggtatttttttgtttttaggtttttgtatggtatttgatatgccatatatatgtaattaggtttctaaatcccatatttactgtttttatttgtttaggaagttttatttgtcattgatgccggaaaagtcaccggagttctTTAGGTGCGGAAAAAAGTCACGGAGTAGCGGTCGGTGTCGGAAGAGTCGTCGGAGTTGCCGGCCATACGGAAAATtcattggaattggcattttcgCGGAAAAATCAtcgaaaaatcaccaagaaaccggtttcttaaagtctaagaaaccggtttcttggtgattttttcgtTGACAATGACAATTCGACGACTTTTCGACGCTAGTGTCAAAATACTCCGGCGAATTTTCCAAGCACCGACAAgaaacttcaaaaaagtcattagaattggcataATCGCgtagaaaaattaccaagaaactggtttctggtttcttgatgaagaaaccagttttttggtaatttttccggtaatttttcTAACGACAATGGCCTGACGAATTTTCTAgcgttggtagcaactctgacgactaatacaccgaCAGCTACTCTGGTGACTTTTTCGCACTAACAAGAAACTCTAGGAAATTCGTCAAAATTGTCATTGTCACGGAAAAATTATCGGgctaatcaccaagaaaccggttttttcGGTTtcgatgaagaaaccagtttcttggtaattttttttatattttttttctctatttggttgattgatgaaactggtttcaattattttcagtgtatatcatttttgttttgttttcataatctttattattgttgtgtaacaaaattagttccttgatgaagaaaccagtttcttgatgaaaaaaccactttcttggtgatttttctaatgattttgctggcgacaatgccagttctgacgactttttttacgccggcaataactctggcgatttttccaacaccaggaactactccggcaactttttcggcaccgacatcaaactccagaatagtcgTCGAACTTGGCATTGTCTCTGGTAAAATTaccgaaaaatcaccaagaaaccggtttctaacatcaagaaaccggtttcttggtgatttttccagcgacaatgctaattctgacgactttttcggcgccggcagcaactccggcgactttttaAAGACTTGcggctactccgacgacttttccgtgCCGACAagaactccggtgacttttccagcacgagtgacaacttcggcaatcactatagttttatttgttttatttttttaaaaaaaataaatatgaagggaattttaatattttttatggtaatttaattaagtttttattttttatgaattttaaattcagatttctttttaatgttttgtatggttttttttagaaaaaaaccatatttttagtttgattggttagataatgccatatttagtggtatttactttttatgccatatttatcataaccttaataatttttcccatatttttgaaaatagcccaTAGAAAATCTAGTCAATAACTTTTACAATATGatctcaaaaataatatttatcctatttttttttttttttttgataaatagcCTTCAAAAATAACACCTCCATGCAAATCACAATAAGAGGTGGAGGACTAAAAAAACTTCATTAATCAAATGGCATCATCCATTATAATGTTCTTAATACACAAAAGATAATCAAACCACCAAACAGTACTAttgttatcaaaaaaaaaaaaatgaacaacaccaaatattatgagtatttCAAGTTAAACAAAAACACTATTTTGCAGAACACCCTAAAATTATGAATActcaaatataaataataagtatacaaataaaaacaatgaaaaatataaagagACAAAGAATTAATGGTTCAATCAGAGCTTAGTATGTTTAGTCTATTTTTGCAAAGTTTATCATTTGATCCTATATAGATTGAAATACTCCTTTGGATTACATAATTGGTCAGACAAGATCAATTGATCCTATATAAAAAGCAAGTGATTATTTGGATTACATAATTGGTTAGTTAAGACCGTTACAACattaattacatttaattaagatagaaaataaataagagGACAGTTTCGACCATTCTTAGTTAATATCTGAACGTATGTGACTTTTggaagttgcatattgatggtTCACTTTCCTGAGTAACATATGATCTTGTGGGTTCTCTGGTGTTACTCACATATAAGGTCTTTGGACCATTTAAAACCTCTCGGGGTAATTTATAAGGTAAAATGCATGTGAGTATGTGAGTCGTGTATTGGGGCATTGATGTACTGATTGCATAGAACTCGTGGGTTCAAGATGTGTGTCGTGTACATTAGTCATTCGGACCTGACGTCCATAAAGATGTTGTCTTTACGTGGGACGCAGGGGACACTTGGTCCTTGCATATAATCGGTCCTACTCTTTACTATAGTGAACATAGTGTGCGACTAGACCTTGTCTCGGTCGCACTTACTCCTAAGTTGCTGTCATGCGAGGTTAGCTCTACTAGAGTTATTTATTGACACGTCATCCTTTTTCAATTGGAAACTGAGTCCATTATCAAATATACATGAGAAGGTACTTGTATTTCTAGCTCAATAATTCACCCTATAACAATTACATTTACTATTTTAGGACAAAACAAAAAATCTACAATAGAAAACTCATGTGaagcatataatatatcattaaGAATAAGGTCAAAATAAGAATCgagcatagaaaaattattgAGCTTGAGGACCACACTTTGACAATTTGTCTAGCACCCACTCAAAGCCAAACAACTTGCATTGGGAGACGGGCTGCCGAAGTGCAAGAGCCTCTACAACTTCTGGGTCTAAACATGCTAGAACTCTCCACGCCACAAAAGCCAACACCACACCTATATCGTCACAAACCACCATTCTCTAGCCAACTGTGTCCGACCCTCAATCAAGTGTTGAATCAGTATTAATCTTGCAACACCCTTAAGGCGGACGAAGCTAATGAGGAACCCGAACCTCCACCGGACTCACCAAACCAACTCCACAATCAACCATCACAGTTGAAACTCCCCCTAGCATGTTTCTATTTTGATAAGCGTCCAGATAATCCCACACCCAATCAGCAGTCAAAGTCGAACTCAACGTGACATTCTCATGAATAATCTTATTTTTACGAAACCACATCCTCCACCACAAAACTAGAAATACCTTAGCCGCATCAAAAGGGGGAAGAAAAGCAGCATATTGTTTAAGAAAGATCAAAAAATTAGTGACCAAAATACGAGGATTCCCATTAGAGAACAATATTAAGACTCCAAACTAAACTCCACTAATTAGGACAAGTTTGATCAATGCTCATCCCATGTATGTTAAGGTTGACTAAGGTAAGAATCCATCTAGAAAAGGCTTTCCAAGTAAAAATTTAACTTTTGGGGGAATATTAATACTCCAAACTAAACTCCACCAACCTGTTTCCTTACCAAAAGAAGAAGCATGAGCCGAACCCAATTGACGAATTGCCAACGAATAATCACTATCAATAGAGTAAAACCTCGACTTATCATGACCCCAAATAAGCTTGCCTTCAGAAGGATCATTCGACTAGGGAAATGAGAGAATGGCTGAAGCCTCAAAAGGATTAAAGCTAGCCCGAATAAGATCCTCATTCCACTCACCATCATTTCTCCATAAAGCTGCCACAACTGCATTATCACCAAGAACGTGCGGCGAGACATACACAATAACTTCTGGAGTAGGAATCCACTTATCCAAGTAGATAGTAAAAGCTATCCTATCACCCAATCACGCAAAGAGCTCCATTCTCCACAAAATATTCCTCCAAACAAAATAACTCAATTTAGAAGACGAAACTGGCCCAAAGAAAGTCCTTCGATGATAAAGACCTTTGATCACTGTAGCACCCAAAGAGTGAGGAAAGTTATATAATAATCACCTGATTAAACAGATGAAGATTTTGAAAGCTCATACCCCCAACTTGCTTGTGCAACAGAACCGATCCCACGTACACCATTGCATTTTTTTCTTCACATCCGAACCACTCCACTAAAAGCGAGCACACATCCTATGAATATCTTTAgtgaaagtctttgggagtttaaataaattcattgtatattattaaatattattattagatagTATTCAATaatattaaagtaaaattattTGTTCAAAATATACAccgtaaattttaaattaacaaaaaaaaaaagaatgtagACTATATTTATTTCACTGTAAAGATTTAATATTTCTAACAAACTAAATATTCAGAGATGATCGTTTGGTTGTGTtttcacttttcaatttttagaattgtggtttttaaaattagaatagGAAACAATTTTTCGTCATTTCAAAAGTTTAAAAGTGTTTGGCTAATGTTTTCTAAAAACTActtttagttttttcttttgccaaaaaaataaaaataaaatactacttCAATATTCTACACCATACCACAACATGAATTCAGTCCCATACTGGACTCGGAcctcggacctggacccaaacccgactTCGGGTCCTAGGTCCTAGGTGTGAGGTTTGTGTTcgtgtctgggtctaggtcccaaGGTCGATCTGAGTCCTAGTTCAAGGGTGTATTCGGGGgcgggtttgggtcctgagaCCGGGTATGAATATGGGTCCTGAGTCAGGGAGCCGATTCGGGGGCAGGTTAGGTCCCAGGGCTGGGTTGGGTTCGGGTCTCAGGGGCAGGTCCGGTCCAAGTAAAAAGTGTAAAAAAGAATGtgttatacaaaaaataaatacagatttttttaaaataaaaaacaacatttgatgttttttttttttttttttttaattttttgtaactcatatttttagtttttctttttaacatATATTGTATGTAAAAAAATGGTTGATTGTAATAGGAAAGAAaaaatttagtataaattatagaagaagaagaagaagaagaatatgttgtatttatattttttttggagtATAAATAAAATTCTTGCCATTTTTTTGGAGCTACTAAGGGCCAATTTAGCACAACTGTGTTGTGAGAAAAAGCAATTATAGATGTGTTGTGAGTAAAAATAGATGTAATAGAATTGTAGATTAAAGTTGAGCAGACTGtatggtaaattataaattttaaagtattgtaagttgttaaaattttattatagtaataataatgttataatctagttcattataattacaaatattttaaaaaaaaattatgttatatattattttaattttctatatattttttaattattttttctaatagtataaatttacatgtatttgataaaaaataatttataatatttttaaattatatttttatcacttgtaaaaaaaattgtaatatagGTTGATGTGgacttttaataataaaaatacagaatattttttaaaataaaacaaaaaataagaattttaaatattttttattttgaatatttttttcctttaaaaaaatatttttttttttattttttgtaatatattataaataattaaatatatttttagtacaaaataatttactagagtttttttaattaaaataatttttttttaagttaatttatacCAGCTTTAGTTTTTATTCACAGTTTTTAATACCGTTCTAAATCAATCTTCCACTTGTTATTC is a window from the Cannabis sativa cultivar Pink pepper isolate KNU-18-1 chromosome 1, ASM2916894v1, whole genome shotgun sequence genome containing:
- the LOC115705740 gene encoding coiled-coil domain-containing protein SCD2, with protein sequence MDHRRTASPVYSRQWSGGSSTGSSSPAMSPAHPHSRLQPGAAGGFSTIKRTQNVAAKAAAQRLAQVMASQSANADDDDEDDDLGFRYPPTAKPMSFNNNSGSNSAAVPAMAFSRPNRSPSPALGRNFVDHTPSVRSTSAGRPSVSLRSTTVVPPTRSSLRTPMSIPPIDPPTNRSRDNKRFSTDIGQMNLKNPAEEREASALRDELDMLQEDNEIILNKLRTAEERREQAEARARELEKQVASLGEGVSLEAKLLSRKEAALRQREAALNAAKQTKDGRNDEIAALRSDIENLKEEASTTVEQLREAESEAKSLRTMTQRMILTQEEMEEVVLKRCWLARYWGLAVQHGICADIAVSKHEHWSSLAPLPFEIVISAGQKAKEVSRNAGGDDSDRSKPVRDLSDLTGEGNIESMLSVEMGLRELASLKVEDAVVLALSLLRRPNSIRQLGIDSKAPGEPKFLEAYDISEEEAEDVLFKEAWLTYFWRRAKEHGVEEDIAEERLQFWISRSGHSPTSHDAVDVERGLLELRKLGIEQQLWEASRKEIDLASPLFPVANHKNQTDSEISS